Proteins from a genomic interval of Treponema succinifaciens DSM 2489:
- a CDS encoding TIGR03546 family protein, whose product MLKKIIKFFKALNSNSKPSELANALCLGIMLGFIPKNNALWFLIFIFFCFVRINKGLYFVAMIVASQFAWLLDSKFDSIGFYILNYAPLTKTFSMLIDIPFVGFTKFNNTIVMGSFIFSLIIYIPCFIFGIAFVKLWRKYVSSLFARTPIAKAIAKLPFAEKITSLITKDNAL is encoded by the coding sequence ATGCTTAAAAAAATCATAAAATTCTTTAAAGCACTCAATTCAAATTCAAAACCATCGGAACTTGCTAATGCGCTCTGCCTTGGAATCATGCTTGGATTCATTCCAAAAAACAATGCGCTGTGGTTTTTAATTTTTATCTTTTTCTGCTTTGTGCGAATAAACAAAGGACTTTATTTTGTCGCAATGATTGTGGCTTCCCAGTTTGCCTGGCTCTTGGATTCAAAATTCGATTCAATCGGATTTTACATCTTGAACTATGCGCCGTTGACAAAAACTTTTTCCATGCTGATTGACATTCCGTTTGTAGGATTTACAAAATTCAACAACACAATTGTAATGGGCTCTTTTATATTTTCTCTTATTATTTATATTCCATGTTTTATATTTGGAATCGCATTTGTAAAACTTTGGCGCAAATATGTTTCTTCACTTTTTGCACGCACTCCAATTGCAAAAGCCATCGCAAAGCTTCCATTTGCTGAAAAAATCACAAGCCTTATTACAAAGGACAATGCTTTATGA
- a CDS encoding ABC transporter substrate-binding protein has translation MKKFSCLFFSLFVCFAFCFPQKIGVLKGPSGIPSAYLMENFSDNAEYEVFSGANFLLPKLIKGEVEIGFLPPNVAAKVYNVNKGAVLMAAVCGNGMVSLVTKDSSIKRLKDLKGKEIFVAGQGATPDFMFRYILKQNKIKFDGTKNSVRLSYSVPNAEIAPSLILGKIQYAVVPEPFATVACEKDKNIFRAVDFQKEFFALSEIENFPMTLIAVNANFAKSNPEKVKKFLEEYKKASEWTLKNPKEAGPLVEKFQLGLNARIVEKAIPKCAFVFETGNTARNEIEKLLSVFMEFEPASVGGKLPDGGFYFE, from the coding sequence ATGAAAAAATTTTCTTGTTTATTTTTTAGTCTGTTTGTTTGTTTTGCATTTTGTTTTCCGCAGAAAATCGGAGTGTTAAAAGGACCAAGCGGAATTCCTTCTGCATATTTAATGGAAAATTTTTCTGACAATGCGGAATATGAAGTTTTTTCAGGCGCGAATTTTCTTTTGCCAAAACTTATAAAAGGCGAAGTTGAAATTGGATTTCTTCCGCCGAATGTTGCTGCGAAAGTTTACAACGTAAATAAAGGCGCGGTTTTGATGGCTGCTGTCTGCGGAAACGGAATGGTAAGTCTTGTAACAAAAGATTCTTCCATTAAGAGGCTCAAAGATTTAAAAGGAAAAGAAATTTTTGTTGCGGGCCAGGGAGCGACTCCAGATTTTATGTTCCGCTATATTTTAAAACAAAACAAAATAAAATTTGACGGAACAAAAAACAGCGTCCGGCTTTCTTATTCAGTTCCGAATGCTGAGATTGCGCCTTCTTTAATTTTGGGAAAAATTCAGTATGCGGTTGTTCCCGAGCCGTTTGCAACTGTTGCCTGTGAAAAAGATAAAAATATTTTCAGGGCAGTTGATTTTCAGAAGGAATTTTTTGCGCTTTCTGAAATTGAAAATTTTCCTATGACGCTTATTGCCGTGAATGCGAATTTTGCAAAATCAAATCCTGAAAAAGTAAAAAAGTTTCTTGAAGAATATAAAAAAGCTTCAGAGTGGACTTTAAAAAATCCAAAGGAAGCAGGTCCGCTTGTAGAAAAATTTCAGCTTGGATTAAATGCGCGAATTGTAGAAAAAGCAATTCCAAAATGCGCCTTTGTTTTTGAAACAGGAAATACTGCAAGAAACGAAATTGAAAAACTGCTTTCTGTGTTTATGGAATTTGAGCCTGCTTCTGTTGGCGGAAAACTTCCAGACGGCGGATTTTATTTTGAATAA
- a CDS encoding ATP-binding cassette domain-containing protein codes for MKFFFELPLTFIRSVPLVSVILIVLFWLGSDSVPVFAAVLLSFPVMFTSAFSGFSFEDKKMENVCTIFKITEMQKFLFLKIPYAKEFLKDAMENSCGMIWKAVAAAEVLSVPKFALGSQLQNFQVVLEISKVFAVTIFIVLLGFLSEKILLIFFFALKKFYKNFINFYFQSDFFKLPHLSLEKEFFVELKNFCIEHDGKFIFKNYSENFDQKKITSIVSPSGSGKTTLLDFVSENFSSVSYSMQTPNLFLNLSVFQNVQLPLLNIFGRKKSFEITQNILNNFGLNGKEKSCVEKISGGERQRVSLARAVAFPSGILLLDESFQFLDFSVKKKCIEFILERQKENPQTVIFAANEIKEAVLFSDKIIFYSSCPMLPLKTFLVSAEDKKNPAALEKEILALLFSL; via the coding sequence TTGAAATTTTTTTTTGAACTTCCTCTTACGTTTATCCGCTCGGTTCCGCTTGTTTCTGTAATTTTGATTGTTCTTTTTTGGCTTGGCTCTGATTCTGTACCGGTTTTTGCCGCGGTGCTTTTGTCTTTTCCTGTTATGTTTACATCGGCTTTTTCGGGATTTTCATTTGAAGACAAAAAAATGGAAAACGTCTGCACGATTTTTAAAATTACAGAAATGCAGAAATTTTTATTTTTGAAAATTCCTTATGCTAAAGAATTTTTAAAGGACGCAATGGAAAATTCCTGCGGAATGATTTGGAAAGCTGTTGCCGCCGCGGAAGTTCTTTCTGTTCCAAAATTTGCGCTTGGAAGCCAGCTTCAGAATTTTCAGGTTGTTCTTGAAATTTCAAAAGTTTTTGCTGTTACAATTTTTATTGTTTTGCTCGGTTTTTTAAGTGAAAAAATTCTTTTGATTTTCTTTTTTGCCTTAAAAAAATTTTACAAGAATTTTATAAATTTTTATTTTCAGTCTGATTTTTTTAAACTGCCTCATCTTTCTTTAGAAAAAGAATTTTTTGTGGAGTTAAAAAATTTTTGCATTGAGCATGATGGAAAATTTATTTTTAAAAATTATTCAGAAAACTTTGACCAGAAAAAAATAACTTCAATTGTCTCGCCAAGCGGAAGCGGAAAAACAACGTTGCTTGATTTTGTGTCTGAAAATTTTTCTTCTGTTTCTTATTCAATGCAAACTCCAAATTTATTTTTGAATCTTAGTGTTTTTCAAAATGTGCAACTTCCGCTTTTAAATATTTTTGGAAGAAAAAAATCATTTGAAATAACGCAGAATATTTTAAATAATTTTGGGTTGAATGGAAAAGAAAAATCTTGTGTGGAAAAAATTTCCGGCGGAGAAAGGCAGCGTGTTTCTCTTGCGCGCGCGGTTGCTTTTCCAAGTGGAATTCTTTTGCTTGATGAATCGTTTCAGTTTTTGGATTTTTCAGTAAAAAAGAAATGCATTGAATTTATTTTGGAGCGACAAAAAGAAAATCCTCAGACTGTAATTTTTGCTGCAAACGAAATAAAAGAAGCAGTTTTGTTTTCAGATAAAATAATTTTTTATTCTTCATGTCCAATGCTTCCTTTAAAAACTTTTTTAGTTTCTGCGGAAGACAAAAAAAATCCGGCTGCACTTGAAAAAGAAATTCTTGCGTTGCTTTTTAGTTTGTAA
- a CDS encoding NAD(P)H-hydrate epimerase encodes MQNIFFDTRILDKKSREKFYLTEELMMENAAQELESCVMPHVFHESSRYINRPCVLILAGRGNNGADGYVLARRLSCHDFCVAVCCIGEPSSEIAKVQKKRAELLGVSFISPYDLDSFVEEKSFDISVVVDCVYDSGFHLPLDAESEAVIQSANKIEAFKVSCDVPSGLDSDGNGKIVFRADETVAMGALKLSLFSDKAKDFCGKVKVCNLGISRNNFEFLETPDAFLLEKEEMKLPFRKMQNVHKGTFGHVALAAGEKTGAAKIAANSAFAFGAGLVTLVGIEDSGFMNIMASLELPENTTALVLGCGFGRKNPSFQKYFDFFKENKNIPCVLDADIFYYKEILNLLTERGNFVLTPHPKEFSALLENCGFGKFSVQEIVEKRIELIKLFCGKFKDSVLVLKGAVVLIGTWSKNEGRVKIYLNPYGNNSLAKGGTGDILSGLIASLLAQGYDCVNAAVTASLAHSFASEKVKNNFALTPQLLIEKISEL; translated from the coding sequence ATGCAGAATATTTTTTTTGATACCAGAATTCTTGATAAAAAATCACGCGAAAAATTTTATTTAACAGAAGAGCTTATGATGGAAAATGCGGCGCAGGAACTTGAGTCTTGCGTTATGCCTCACGTTTTCCATGAAAGTTCGCGGTACATAAACCGCCCTTGTGTTTTGATTCTTGCAGGACGCGGAAACAACGGAGCTGACGGTTATGTTCTTGCACGAAGGCTTTCTTGCCATGATTTTTGTGTGGCGGTTTGCTGCATTGGAGAGCCTTCTTCAGAAATTGCAAAAGTTCAAAAAAAACGCGCTGAACTTCTTGGAGTTTCTTTTATTTCGCCTTATGACTTGGATTCTTTTGTAGAAGAAAAAAGTTTCGATATTAGCGTTGTTGTTGACTGTGTTTATGACAGTGGATTTCACTTGCCTTTGGATGCAGAGTCAGAAGCTGTTATACAGAGTGCAAATAAAATAGAAGCCTTTAAAGTTTCGTGCGATGTTCCAAGCGGACTTGATTCAGATGGAAATGGAAAAATTGTTTTTCGTGCTGATGAAACTGTTGCAATGGGAGCATTGAAACTTAGCCTGTTCAGCGACAAGGCAAAAGATTTCTGCGGAAAAGTAAAAGTCTGTAATCTTGGAATAAGCAGGAACAATTTTGAATTCCTTGAAACACCTGATGCTTTTCTGCTTGAAAAAGAAGAAATGAAACTTCCGTTTAGAAAAATGCAAAATGTCCACAAAGGAACATTTGGGCACGTTGCGCTTGCCGCTGGCGAAAAAACGGGAGCTGCAAAAATTGCTGCGAATTCCGCGTTTGCTTTTGGAGCTGGCTTGGTTACTCTTGTGGGGATTGAAGATTCAGGCTTTATGAATATTATGGCTTCCTTGGAGCTTCCTGAAAACACAACGGCTCTTGTGCTTGGATGCGGATTCGGAAGAAAAAATCCTAGCTTCCAAAAATATTTTGATTTTTTTAAAGAAAACAAAAATATTCCATGCGTTCTTGACGCTGACATTTTTTATTACAAGGAAATTTTAAATCTTTTGACAGAGCGAGGAAATTTTGTTTTGACTCCGCATCCAAAAGAATTTTCTGCTCTACTTGAAAATTGCGGTTTTGGAAAATTTTCAGTTCAGGAAATTGTTGAAAAAAGAATTGAGCTTATAAAGCTTTTCTGCGGAAAATTCAAGGATTCAGTTCTTGTTTTAAAAGGCGCAGTTGTTTTAATTGGAACGTGGTCAAAGAATGAAGGACGCGTAAAAATTTATCTAAATCCTTATGGGAATAATTCACTTGCAAAAGGCGGAACTGGAGATATTCTTTCAGGACTTATTGCTTCTCTTCTTGCACAGGGATATGATTGTGTGAATGCGGCTGTAACAGCATCCTTGGCACATAGCTTTGCTTCGGAAAAAGTGAAGAACAACTTTGCACTTACACCGCAGCTTTTAATTGAAAAAATTTCAGAGCTTTAA
- a CDS encoding CidA/LrgA family protein gives MKYAFQFALIISISFIGEILNMLIPLPVPASIYGLVILFFCLELKIIKLHQVKEAGDFLLVMMPVMFVPSSVGFMTAFPVMKKYGLCFLVIAVVTTFCVMVITGHIVQLIIRAKNKKTSKEN, from the coding sequence ATGAAATACGCGTTTCAGTTTGCACTTATAATTTCTATTTCTTTTATCGGGGAAATTCTCAACATGCTTATTCCCCTGCCCGTTCCTGCAAGCATTTATGGACTTGTTATTTTGTTCTTTTGCCTGGAGCTGAAAATTATAAAGCTTCATCAGGTAAAGGAAGCCGGAGATTTTCTTCTTGTCATGATGCCCGTGATGTTTGTTCCTTCTAGTGTTGGATTTATGACGGCGTTTCCTGTTATGAAAAAATACGGCTTATGTTTTTTGGTGATTGCCGTGGTTACCACTTTTTGCGTCATGGTAATTACAGGTCATATCGTTCAGCTTATAATCCGCGCAAAGAATAAAAAGACTTCAAAGGAAAACTAG
- a CDS encoding LrgB family protein, whose amino-acid sequence MKDFFMNSIYFGIFLTLISYALGIVISKKTKFFLFSPLIVSIVLCIAFLVAAKIPYESYAAGANFIACLLTPATVCLAIPLYEQVEKLKENWLAVLCGILCGVVVNLVLIFLFCLLFKMEHTEYVSLLGKSLTTAIALGITEELNGIIPVIVVMVVLTGNLGNLFAVQVCKIFRITEPVAKGVAIGTASHALGTSKAIEIGEVEGAMSGLSIGIAGILTVILAPVFAGLIP is encoded by the coding sequence ATGAAAGATTTTTTTATGAACTCCATTTATTTCGGGATATTTTTGACTTTGATTTCCTACGCGCTCGGAATTGTAATCAGCAAGAAGACAAAATTCTTTCTGTTCAGCCCTTTGATTGTTTCGATTGTTCTTTGCATTGCTTTTCTTGTAGCCGCAAAAATTCCCTATGAATCTTATGCTGCCGGTGCGAATTTTATAGCCTGCCTTCTTACTCCTGCGACAGTCTGCCTTGCGATTCCCTTGTACGAGCAAGTTGAAAAACTCAAGGAAAACTGGCTTGCTGTTCTGTGCGGAATTTTATGCGGCGTTGTAGTCAATTTAGTTCTGATTTTTCTTTTCTGCCTTCTATTCAAAATGGAGCACACGGAATATGTTTCGCTTTTAGGCAAGTCGCTTACAACTGCGATTGCGCTTGGAATAACAGAAGAGTTGAACGGAATAATTCCTGTAATTGTCGTGATGGTTGTTCTTACTGGAAACCTCGGAAACCTTTTTGCCGTTCAGGTCTGCAAGATTTTCAGGATAACTGAGCCTGTTGCCAAGGGAGTTGCGATAGGAACTGCTTCCCATGCTCTTGGAACTTCCAAGGCAATTGAAATTGGCGAAGTTGAAGGAGCCATGAGCGGTCTTTCAATCGGAATCGCTGGAATCCTCACGGTAATTCTTGCTCCGGTCTTTGCAGGTCTTATTCCTTAA
- the proB gene encoding glutamate 5-kinase, giving the protein MTPQEVIDKARKIVIKIGSNTLAKNDGTINVDFMESFASECAALISRGKQVIVVSSGAQVAGLSTISGWAHKGDIHYRQALCAIGQVELMDKWRESFGKQNLHAAQLLLTKEDFMDSHRTLNIRNTLFTLVDEGVVPVINENDSVATDEFCIGDNDNLSALTAVLWSADLLILFSDIDGIYTDNPKTNENAVLVETVENINELKNQITINGKSSFGTGGISTKIEAAKKTTASGIPLILANGKKEKALEKLCSGELKATVFTADENALFNAIMGGSK; this is encoded by the coding sequence ATGACACCGCAGGAAGTTATAGACAAGGCTAGGAAAATAGTAATAAAAATCGGAAGCAACACGCTTGCAAAGAATGACGGAACAATCAATGTGGACTTTATGGAGTCTTTTGCCTCGGAATGTGCGGCTTTAATTTCAAGGGGAAAGCAAGTCATTGTTGTTTCTTCAGGAGCGCAGGTTGCAGGACTTTCCACGATAAGCGGCTGGGCGCATAAGGGCGACATTCACTACAGGCAGGCTTTGTGCGCGATTGGTCAGGTTGAGCTTATGGACAAATGGCGCGAATCGTTCGGCAAACAGAATCTTCATGCGGCTCAGCTTCTTCTTACAAAAGAGGACTTCATGGATTCCCACCGCACTTTGAATATAAGGAACACTTTGTTCACGCTTGTTGACGAGGGTGTTGTTCCGGTTATAAATGAAAATGACTCTGTTGCGACTGATGAATTTTGCATCGGAGACAACGACAATCTTAGCGCGCTTACTGCTGTTCTTTGGAGCGCGGACTTGCTGATTCTTTTCAGCGACATCGACGGAATCTATACGGACAATCCTAAGACAAATGAAAATGCCGTTCTTGTTGAAACTGTTGAAAATATCAATGAGCTAAAAAATCAGATTACAATCAACGGAAAAAGCTCTTTTGGAACCGGCGGCATTTCTACAAAAATTGAGGCGGCAAAAAAGACGACGGCTTCTGGAATTCCACTCATACTTGCAAATGGAAAAAAAGAAAAGGCTTTGGAAAAACTTTGCAGCGGGGAATTGAAGGCTACTGTTTTTACGGCTGATGAAAACGCTTTGTTTAATGCGATAATGGGAGGCAGCAAATGA
- the proC gene encoding pyrroline-5-carboxylate reductase, producing MKIGFIGMGNMAKAIASGFIASRKIQKENIFAFAPNQEKLKKNAGEIGFIPCESILSLADSCDVFIMSCKPYQIEGVLSEIQGRLFGKVLVSVAAGWSYEKFHGILGDDVRVQCIMPNTPAMVGEGVMLFEKENSLNAGELKEIKDLFSSLGIIEELPASLMGIGGAISGCGPAFMDLIIESYADAAVKYGISRQTAYKIVSQTMLGSAKLQLKTEAHPGILKDAVCSPGGTTICGVDSLEKNGLRGICISSIDAIMKK from the coding sequence ATGAAAATCGGATTCATTGGAATGGGAAACATGGCGAAGGCGATTGCGTCTGGTTTTATAGCTTCAAGGAAAATCCAGAAAGAAAATATTTTTGCCTTTGCTCCGAATCAGGAAAAGCTTAAAAAAAATGCCGGTGAAATTGGATTTATTCCGTGCGAAAGTATTTTGTCCTTGGCTGATTCATGCGATGTTTTTATAATGTCGTGCAAGCCTTACCAGATAGAAGGCGTTCTTTCTGAAATACAGGGCAGGCTTTTTGGAAAAGTTTTGGTTTCTGTTGCGGCGGGTTGGAGCTACGAAAAGTTCCATGGAATTCTTGGGGACGATGTGCGTGTTCAGTGCATAATGCCGAATACTCCTGCGATGGTTGGAGAAGGCGTGATGCTTTTTGAAAAGGAAAATTCTTTAAATGCAGGTGAGCTTAAGGAAATAAAAGACTTGTTTTCTTCGCTTGGAATTATAGAAGAGCTTCCTGCAAGCCTTATGGGAATTGGAGGCGCAATAAGCGGATGCGGTCCGGCGTTTATGGATTTGATAATTGAATCCTATGCAGATGCCGCTGTTAAATACGGAATCTCAAGGCAGACGGCTTATAAAATTGTTTCACAGACAATGCTTGGCAGCGCGAAGCTTCAGCTAAAAACAGAAGCTCACCCTGGAATTTTAAAAGATGCGGTTTGTTCTCCGGGCGGAACTACAATCTGTGGCGTGGATTCTCTTGAAAAAAACGGTCTGCGTGGAATTTGCATTTCTAGCATTGACGCTATAATGAAAAAATAA
- a CDS encoding GNAT family N-acetyltransferase — protein MPKIIQAAKNREFFLKAENFLLPHEKICSQLMQMAMQKSKELYIIFETEILGVFNFSEGGILTSFIPRLTKETEKELCNFFSKKRISCIMGEKNEAEKIKKLIFKLKKIQPNDTREMLFMEYTKTKNISAQNLEIAECSLQDAEKLFPLHIYYTQEEVLPEWKKINLALERLKLEKILRTQKVLAVKQKNSFCAKAQTNAISKNFIQIGGVFTKKEFRSKGLASCLVKKLAEEFQTENKKSVLFVNKKNKPAICAYKKAGFSAFAKYEMLYYK, from the coding sequence ATGCCAAAGATTATCCAAGCCGCAAAAAACAGAGAGTTTTTTCTCAAGGCAGAAAATTTTCTTTTGCCGCACGAAAAAATTTGCAGCCAGCTTATGCAAATGGCAATGCAAAAAAGCAAAGAGCTTTATATAATTTTTGAAACTGAAATCCTAGGTGTTTTTAATTTTTCAGAAGGCGGAATTCTTACAAGTTTTATTCCAAGGCTCACAAAAGAAACTGAAAAAGAACTTTGCAACTTTTTTTCCAAAAAGAGAATTTCCTGCATAATGGGAGAAAAAAACGAAGCGGAAAAAATCAAAAAGCTAATTTTCAAGCTGAAAAAAATTCAGCCTAATGACACAAGAGAAATGCTTTTCATGGAATACACAAAAACCAAAAATATTTCAGCGCAAAATCTGGAAATTGCAGAATGCTCCTTGCAAGATGCCGAAAAACTTTTTCCGTTGCATATTTATTATACACAGGAAGAAGTTCTACCTGAATGGAAAAAAATAAATCTTGCGCTAGAAAGGCTTAAGCTTGAGAAAATTCTCCGCACACAGAAAGTTCTTGCAGTCAAACAAAAAAACTCATTTTGCGCAAAAGCCCAGACAAACGCAATTTCAAAAAACTTTATTCAGATTGGTGGAGTCTTTACAAAAAAAGAATTCCGCTCAAAAGGCTTAGCTTCTTGCCTTGTAAAAAAACTTGCTGAAGAATTTCAAACTGAAAATAAAAAATCAGTCTTATTCGTAAACAAAAAAAACAAACCGGCAATCTGCGCATACAAGAAAGCCGGCTTTTCAGCGTTTGCAAAATACGAAATGCTTTACTACAAATAA
- a CDS encoding MATE family efflux transporter, which translates to MSEKNAALIRTHLPGFYKTLFSLALPITLQNLMQVFVNMLDTIMVGQLGAAEIASVGLGNQIYFILNMILFGTSSGGAIFISQFWGKNDIKGIQKTLGIMLGFSIFVSIVFTIAALFIPEFLISLYSKDPVVILYGAKYLRYVAISYIFLAISFPFEFAFKSTNHAYLPMICTTISIILNAVFNYIFIFGLKTEFFTIAPMGVAGAAIGTVISRAAGTSVLLIYSSLKKFEILGSLKNYFSFSKKFVLKYISVALPVLLNETAWGMGITFQNSIFAHTGTDAIAAFNITGTISQLTWVFFIGTGNAAGIILGKKIGAGNFEEAKLYTYRFAWFLPSCAALIGLFLYPLSSMLPYIFNVDSSILLQAKKMLTELICFYPFNAFCMFFIVGFCRAGGDTKYAAFHDIFWMWFIAIPAGYIAAFIFHLPPNIIYLCLLSEGFLKTFAGLLRLKSGKWLKDITN; encoded by the coding sequence ATGTCAGAAAAAAATGCAGCTTTAATAAGAACACATCTTCCTGGATTTTATAAAACACTTTTTTCACTTGCGCTTCCAATCACTCTTCAAAACTTAATGCAAGTTTTTGTAAATATGCTGGACACAATCATGGTTGGGCAGCTTGGAGCCGCAGAAATCGCATCAGTAGGACTTGGAAATCAAATTTACTTTATACTGAACATGATTCTTTTTGGAACATCTTCAGGCGGCGCAATTTTTATTTCGCAGTTCTGGGGAAAAAACGACATAAAAGGAATTCAAAAAACGCTCGGAATAATGCTCGGATTTTCAATTTTTGTTTCCATTGTTTTTACAATAGCGGCTTTGTTTATTCCGGAATTTTTAATCAGCCTTTATTCAAAAGATCCGGTTGTAATTTTGTATGGCGCAAAATATTTAAGATATGTTGCAATAAGCTATATTTTTCTTGCAATAAGTTTTCCGTTTGAATTCGCATTTAAAAGCACAAACCATGCGTATCTTCCGATGATATGCACAACAATTTCAATTATCCTGAATGCAGTTTTCAATTACATTTTTATATTCGGATTAAAAACTGAATTTTTCACAATCGCGCCAATGGGAGTCGCCGGAGCCGCAATCGGAACTGTAATTTCACGGGCAGCCGGAACTTCTGTACTTTTGATATATTCTTCTTTGAAAAAATTTGAAATTCTAGGATCTTTAAAAAACTATTTTTCTTTCAGCAAGAAATTTGTTTTAAAATATATTTCAGTCGCATTGCCAGTATTGCTGAACGAAACCGCCTGGGGAATGGGTATAACATTTCAGAATTCAATTTTCGCGCATACGGGAACAGACGCAATCGCCGCATTCAATATAACCGGAACAATTTCTCAGCTAACTTGGGTTTTCTTTATAGGAACGGGAAACGCAGCCGGAATAATCCTTGGCAAAAAAATCGGAGCCGGGAATTTTGAAGAAGCAAAACTTTACACTTACAGATTCGCCTGGTTTCTTCCATCTTGCGCAGCTTTAATCGGACTTTTCCTTTATCCGCTTTCATCAATGCTTCCGTACATTTTTAATGTAGACTCTTCAATTCTCTTGCAGGCAAAAAAAATGCTCACGGAACTGATTTGCTTTTATCCGTTCAACGCGTTCTGTATGTTTTTTATTGTAGGATTCTGCCGCGCCGGAGGAGACACAAAATATGCCGCGTTCCATGATATTTTCTGGATGTGGTTCATTGCAATTCCCGCAGGATACATTGCCGCTTTTATTTTTCATCTGCCACCAAACATCATTTACTTGTGCTTGCTGTCAGAAGGATTCCTTAAAACTTTCGCAGGACTTTTGCGTCTTAAATCTGGAAAATGGCTCAAGGACATTACAAACTGA
- a CDS encoding OmpA family protein, whose amino-acid sequence MKKIFLSAIFFLFFQNVFCQNVLLKYNGSGSYVYIERTDVRRYDNGKYTGLVSREVRSFIAPTSVPSGGKISDRYYDGSFFIDEATKRNSREVNLGINGAVPSSFKISSDGILTMLVDNGYPSFRSFPAFTNQRISIGDKWQAKAERVVDPLNKGIFTKLPILVEYTYLKDELFHGEEVYVFSAQWATRYGISYWDFAGDKDLKSAQGSHKATMYVSKKSGNALVVRDMVDETFIYNDGNIYSFKGSISMFTEYPPAYDKNKLIPALQRVASVSEKEIKEILEKPVNESSWIESEKKSSGSIEKNDFESGANSRRNNSYAEKKIAKNENQTYGAKNHPQKKKDSADEIQSKISAGKNSSSNSKSEKKVIVENTAAGIRLTMQNLNFKPDSSELLPGENERLDQIAQVLKEVPDQMFLVEGHTASVGYEKGEMKLSVERANSVANALIQRGIPREKFICKGSGGTKPIADNSTPEGKAKNRRVEITILE is encoded by the coding sequence ATGAAGAAAATTTTTTTGTCAGCAATATTTTTTTTGTTTTTTCAGAATGTTTTTTGCCAGAATGTGCTTTTAAAATACAATGGAAGCGGAAGCTATGTTTATATTGAGCGCACCGATGTAAGACGCTACGACAATGGAAAATATACAGGACTGGTTAGCCGGGAAGTCCGCTCTTTTATTGCTCCGACTTCTGTTCCTTCCGGCGGAAAAATTTCAGACAGATATTATGACGGAAGTTTTTTTATAGACGAAGCCACAAAGCGAAATTCACGAGAAGTGAATCTTGGCATAAATGGTGCTGTTCCTTCAAGCTTTAAAATTTCTTCGGATGGAATTCTGACAATGCTTGTTGACAACGGCTATCCGTCTTTTAGAAGTTTTCCGGCTTTTACAAATCAGCGCATAAGCATTGGAGACAAATGGCAGGCAAAAGCTGAGCGAGTTGTTGATCCGCTTAACAAAGGAATTTTTACAAAGCTTCCGATTTTAGTTGAATACACTTATCTTAAGGATGAACTTTTTCACGGAGAGGAAGTTTATGTTTTTAGCGCGCAATGGGCAACTCGCTATGGAATTTCCTACTGGGATTTTGCAGGCGACAAGGATTTAAAATCAGCGCAAGGAAGCCACAAGGCGACAATGTATGTGAGCAAAAAAAGCGGGAATGCTCTTGTTGTCCGCGATATGGTTGACGAAACTTTTATTTACAATGACGGCAACATCTATTCGTTTAAAGGCTCGATTTCAATGTTCACGGAATATCCGCCGGCTTACGACAAAAACAAGCTTATTCCGGCGTTGCAGCGTGTAGCTTCTGTTTCGGAAAAAGAGATTAAAGAAATTCTTGAAAAACCTGTTAATGAAAGCAGCTGGATTGAAAGTGAAAAAAAATCTAGCGGTTCAATTGAAAAAAATGATTTTGAATCTGGCGCGAATTCAAGAAGAAATAATTCTTATGCTGAAAAGAAAATTGCAAAAAATGAAAATCAAACTTATGGAGCAAAAAATCATCCTCAGAAAAAAAAGGATTCTGCGGATGAGATTCAGTCGAAAATTTCAGCAGGAAAAAATTCTTCTTCAAATTCAAAGTCAGAAAAAAAAGTCATTGTGGAAAACACTGCGGCAGGAATCCGTCTTACAATGCAGAATTTGAATTTTAAGCCGGACAGCTCGGAACTTTTGCCTGGAGAAAACGAGCGGCTGGATCAAATTGCGCAGGTTCTAAAAGAAGTTCCCGATCAGATGTTCCTTGTGGAAGGACATACGGCAAGCGTTGGCTATGAAAAGGGCGAAATGAAGCTTTCTGTTGAGCGCGCAAATTCTGTTGCAAACGCTTTGATTCAAAGAGGAATTCCGCGTGAAAAATTTATCTGCAAAGGCTCGGGCGGAACAAAACCGATTGCGGACAATTCAACACCGGAAGGAAAAGCTAAAAACCGCCGTGTAGAAATTACGATTTTGGAATAG